One genomic window of uncultured delta proteobacterium includes the following:
- a CDS encoding Phosphopantetheine-binding protein, with translation MDTKTKLKHALIEELKLEDLTPDDIDDDAPLFGEGLGLDSLDAIELVVLVQRNFGLPMQDQEEAQKAFASVNTLAAYIEARAV, from the coding sequence ATGGACACCAAAACCAAACTGAAACACGCGCTGATTGAAGAACTCAAGCTCGAGGACCTGACGCCGGACGACATCGACGACGATGCGCCGCTGTTCGGCGAAGGCCTGGGCCTGGACTCGCTGGACGCCATCGAGCTGGTCGTGCTGGTGCAGCGCAACTTCGGCCTGCCCATGCAGGACCAGGAAGAGGCGCAAAAAGCCTTTGCCTCGGTCAATACGCTCGCGGCCTATATCGAAGCACGCGCCGTATGA
- a CDS encoding Acyl-CoA synthetase, AMP-forming translates to MTALPTLDRSDILLVVQSLAQVRRSGGEHPVSEASLFLQVRSLDGFSREQIESLAVAALQFFDLETDGPGGAPLRQELEKSADLETWAGILHANWNGEAVCFHSSGSTGVPARHRYTLRSLAGESAALAPYFTPLGRIVSVMPLHHIFGFMHSVWLGKWLDVPVVYAPPLPLASFFALLREGDVVMAFPFFWQSLLSVVRQGKGGGALRVPRGVMGVTSTGPCPHWVIEELLKSGPGGPVLAAVREVYGSTETNGIGVRCDGGEWYELGGQWETVTLPGGEKGIRRLVDGTRAGDPMALPDVIDWHPAEDRLFRPERRTDKAVQVGGINVYPDRVAACIRAHPLVRDCAVRLMRPEEGSRLKVFIVPECPLEEAAGHFGKPFRAWLAERLDTAGRPKRIRLGETLPVNAMGKLCDW, encoded by the coding sequence GTGACGGCTTTACCCACGCTCGACCGAAGCGATATCCTGCTCGTCGTGCAGAGCCTGGCCCAGGTTCGCCGCAGCGGGGGCGAGCATCCCGTGAGCGAAGCCTCCCTGTTTTTGCAGGTCCGGTCCCTGGACGGGTTCAGCCGGGAGCAGATTGAAAGCCTGGCTGTGGCGGCGCTGCAGTTTTTCGACCTGGAGACGGACGGGCCCGGCGGCGCGCCCTTGCGGCAAGAGCTGGAAAAGAGCGCGGATCTTGAAACCTGGGCCGGTATCCTCCACGCCAACTGGAACGGCGAGGCCGTGTGTTTCCATTCCTCGGGCAGCACGGGTGTTCCGGCGCGGCACCGCTACACGCTCCGCTCCCTGGCGGGGGAGTCGGCCGCGCTTGCCCCGTATTTCACGCCGCTCGGGCGGATCGTTTCCGTCATGCCGCTGCACCACATTTTCGGTTTCATGCATTCCGTCTGGCTCGGCAAGTGGCTCGATGTCCCGGTCGTGTACGCGCCGCCGTTGCCGCTGGCGAGTTTTTTCGCCCTGCTGCGGGAGGGCGATGTGGTCATGGCGTTTCCCTTTTTCTGGCAGTCGCTCTTGTCCGTCGTCCGGCAGGGGAAAGGCGGGGGGGCGTTGCGCGTGCCGCGCGGCGTCATGGGCGTGACCTCCACCGGCCCCTGCCCGCACTGGGTGATCGAGGAATTGCTCAAATCGGGGCCGGGTGGACCGGTGCTGGCTGCCGTGCGGGAAGTTTACGGCTCGACGGAAACCAACGGGATCGGCGTGCGGTGCGACGGCGGGGAATGGTACGAGCTCGGCGGCCAATGGGAAACCGTGACGTTGCCCGGCGGGGAAAAGGGGATCCGGCGCCTTGTGGACGGGACGCGCGCGGGAGATCCCATGGCGCTGCCGGACGTCATCGACTGGCATCCCGCGGAAGACCGTCTGTTCAGGCCCGAGCGCCGTACGGACAAAGCCGTGCAGGTGGGCGGGATCAACGTGTATCCCGACCGGGTGGCGGCATGCATCCGGGCCCATCCGCTGGTGCGTGATTGCGCGGTGCGCTTGATGCGGCCCGAGGAAGGCTCCCGCCTGAAGGTTTTTATCGTGCCGGAATGCCCGCTGGAGGAAGCGGCCGGGCATTTTGGGAAACCGTTCCGCGCCTGGCTCGCGGAGCGGCTTGATACCGCCGGGCGGCCCAAGCGCATCCGCCTGGGGGAGACGCTGCCCGTCAATGCCATGGGCAAGCTCTGCGACTGGTAG
- the fabF gene encoding 3-oxoacyl-(Acyl carrier protein) synthase II: MMRSAAPVSITGMGCITAAGATLAANIAALDAGLRNPLPPSLFTVEKNHPVFMADLPGADASVFAALPDARFLAGARLLAGCSRTVRLAAHAALEALGNAGLDPRSLAGARVGICLGTSVGTALEFYDLYCAVRVGKDAPLDELHGYLKSNPALALARILRPSGATIGPVQCVTNACSSGADAIGIAARWIRDGLCDIALCGGTDALARITYLGFASLRLTSADACLPFDKNRNGLNLGEGAAILVLESPERARGRKRSGTVLGYGTATDAHHLTAPHPEARGLVLALDQALTQAGARREDVAFINAHGTATPTNDAAEGAFFKQHFPQTPFVATKGGTGHTLGAAGAVEAVFTLAHLARGLLPASPGFTEEDPAIGVSPVAVPTAVSGSVAMSQSLAFGGNNSVLILGKGDAPCPW; this comes from the coding sequence ATGATGCGAAGCGCCGCGCCTGTCAGCATCACCGGGATGGGGTGCATAACGGCTGCCGGGGCAACCCTTGCCGCGAATATCGCCGCCCTGGACGCGGGGTTGCGCAACCCCCTGCCGCCGTCGCTGTTCACCGTGGAAAAGAACCACCCGGTCTTCATGGCCGATCTGCCCGGAGCGGATGCCTCCGTGTTCGCGGCCCTGCCGGATGCACGGTTTTTGGCGGGCGCGCGCCTTCTGGCGGGCTGTTCCCGCACGGTCCGGCTGGCGGCGCATGCCGCGCTTGAGGCGCTCGGCAACGCCGGGCTTGACCCGCGAAGCCTTGCCGGGGCGAGGGTGGGGATCTGCCTGGGCACGTCCGTGGGCACGGCTCTGGAATTTTACGATCTCTACTGCGCCGTGCGCGTGGGGAAAGACGCGCCGCTGGATGAACTGCACGGGTATCTCAAATCAAACCCCGCCCTGGCCCTGGCGCGCATCTTACGCCCTTCCGGAGCAACGATCGGCCCGGTCCAGTGCGTGACCAACGCCTGCTCTTCCGGGGCGGACGCCATCGGCATCGCGGCCCGGTGGATACGGGACGGCCTGTGCGACATCGCCCTTTGCGGCGGCACGGACGCGCTCGCCCGTATTACCTACCTCGGGTTCGCCAGTTTGCGGCTGACGTCGGCGGACGCTTGCCTGCCGTTCGATAAAAACCGCAACGGCCTGAACCTCGGGGAAGGGGCGGCCATCCTGGTGCTGGAGTCGCCGGAACGGGCGCGCGGGCGGAAGCGTTCCGGCACGGTTCTGGGCTACGGCACCGCGACGGACGCGCACCACCTGACAGCGCCGCATCCGGAGGCGCGCGGGCTGGTTCTGGCCCTGGATCAGGCGTTGACCCAGGCCGGGGCGCGGCGCGAGGACGTGGCCTTCATCAACGCCCACGGCACGGCCACGCCGACCAACGACGCGGCCGAAGGGGCTTTTTTCAAACAGCATTTTCCCCAAACCCCTTTTGTGGCGACCAAGGGCGGCACCGGCCATACCCTCGGCGCGGCGGGCGCGGTGGAGGCGGTTTTCACCCTGGCGCACCTCGCCAGGGGGCTGTTGCCCGCCAGCCCCGGATTTACGGAAGAAGACCCGGCTATCGGCGTCTCGCCGGTCGCGGTTCCCACGGCGGTTTCCGGCTCCGTGGCCATGTCGCAGTCCCTGGCTTTCGGCGGCAACAATTCCGTCCTGATTCTGGGCAAAGGAGACGCGCCATGTCCATGGTGA
- a CDS encoding Thioesterase superfamily: MLSRKYPYFKPEKTADGRDAPAPLSWTVERTARFEEVDAINVVWHGRYPSYFEDARVAFGAAYGCTYYDFRDAGLIVPVKQMGLDYIGPLRFGQRCTITATLHWSAAARINFAYQIKDMDGTLLTTGYTVQLFLDTDSNVFMFKPEFFADFCARWEGGTLTPTM, encoded by the coding sequence ATGCTTTCCCGCAAGTACCCTTATTTCAAGCCGGAAAAGACGGCGGACGGGCGGGACGCGCCCGCCCCCTTATCCTGGACCGTGGAGCGCACCGCGCGGTTTGAGGAAGTCGACGCCATCAACGTGGTCTGGCACGGCCGGTACCCCAGCTATTTCGAAGACGCCCGGGTAGCCTTTGGCGCGGCTTACGGCTGTACCTATTACGATTTTCGCGATGCCGGGCTGATCGTGCCGGTCAAGCAGATGGGTCTGGACTATATCGGGCCGCTCCGCTTCGGCCAGCGCTGCACCATCACCGCCACGCTCCACTGGTCTGCGGCGGCGCGCATCAATTTTGCCTACCAGATCAAGGATATGGACGGAACCCTTTTGACGACGGGCTACACCGTGCAACTCTTCCTGGATACGGACAGCAACGTCTTCATGTTCAAACCGGAATTTTTCGCGGATTTCTGCGCCCGCTGGGAAGGCGGCACCCTAACGCCCACAATGTGA
- a CDS encoding exported hypothetical protein (Evidence 5 : No homology to any previously reported sequences): protein MDKRCGIAIRVFCLLLLLAVCGGCASRPLDGAPPSGKVVCGNTVAGAEQVAGVWILRHKVRLEIPRRGVAQSFDGLMRLDAAQSSIRVTALGGLGMQLFDMEIGPDWFRVAYLHPVLKKIPYATEHIASCIRRIWFDCFSIMPQNNGAAGDGWDVSFSGKTPGTPWASVIRFTDQRAGYAVTVRLLQAQREDMP from the coding sequence ATGGATAAGCGGTGCGGCATCGCCATACGGGTTTTCTGCCTTCTTCTGCTGCTGGCGGTTTGCGGCGGGTGCGCATCCCGGCCTCTTGACGGTGCGCCTCCGTCCGGGAAGGTTGTGTGCGGGAACACCGTGGCCGGAGCGGAGCAGGTTGCCGGGGTCTGGATCTTGCGCCACAAGGTCCGTCTCGAAATACCCCGGCGCGGCGTCGCGCAGAGTTTTGACGGCCTGATGCGCCTGGATGCGGCACAGTCGAGCATCCGCGTCACGGCGCTCGGCGGGCTGGGCATGCAGCTTTTCGACATGGAAATCGGGCCGGATTGGTTCCGGGTGGCGTACCTGCATCCGGTGCTGAAAAAAATACCGTATGCAACCGAACATATCGCCTCGTGCATACGGCGGATATGGTTTGACTGTTTCAGTATAATGCCGCAAAATAACGGCGCTGCGGGCGATGGCTGGGACGTTTCCTTTTCCGGAAAAACGCCGGGAACTCCCTGGGCGTCCGTCATCCGTTTTACCGACCAGCGGGCCGGGTACGCGGTGACGGTCCGTCTGCTGCAAGCCCAACGGGAAGATATGCCATGA
- a CDS encoding putative Undecaprenyl-phosphate glycosyltransferase (Evidence 3 : Function proposed based on presence of conserved amino acid motif, structural feature or limited homology), which yields MAMSDPLSVLIVVPVYNHAATLRRVVTGALAHGPVLVVDDGSTDMVPASDTGLDAGAVAPPGVFDAGHPLHGLPVRYVRHARNQGKGRAILTGAAIARQAGASHIVTVDADGQHDPADIPLFLEALAADPLAVFVGRRDFGAADVPASSRFGRAFSNFWFKVQTGHEVGDSQSGFRAYPLAVLDNLTLTESHYSFEVEVLVRAAWAGFTVADVPVRVYYPPSHERVSHFRPFMDNLRLTLLNTRLTVRAIVPVPQKQFAKDKEGKITALHPLRSIRLLLCRSETPKNLALSGALGVFIGTLPIFGLHSITILLVLGSLKRNKIMGLAASQLCMPPLVPALCIEAGHYLRHGRFLTEISWQTLGREGFQRIWEWILGSLLMAPLLAVLCGGVIFALALCIRRGLLTGEAA from the coding sequence ATGGCCATGTCCGATCCCCTTTCCGTCCTCATCGTGGTTCCGGTGTACAACCATGCGGCCACGCTCCGCCGGGTCGTCACCGGCGCGCTGGCTCACGGGCCGGTTCTGGTGGTGGACGACGGCAGCACGGATATGGTCCCGGCCTCGGACACCGGCCTTGACGCGGGGGCCGTCGCGCCCCCCGGAGTTTTTGACGCGGGCCATCCCCTGCACGGCCTGCCGGTCCGCTACGTCCGGCACGCGCGGAACCAGGGCAAGGGCAGAGCGATCCTGACCGGCGCCGCCATCGCCCGGCAGGCGGGAGCGAGCCATATCGTGACCGTGGATGCGGACGGCCAGCACGACCCGGCGGACATCCCCCTTTTTCTGGAAGCCCTGGCGGCGGACCCCCTGGCGGTATTCGTGGGCAGGCGCGATTTCGGCGCGGCGGACGTGCCCGCATCCTCCCGCTTCGGCCGGGCGTTTTCCAACTTCTGGTTCAAGGTGCAGACCGGGCATGAGGTCGGCGACAGCCAGAGCGGGTTCCGCGCCTACCCTCTCGCGGTGCTGGACAACCTCACCCTTACGGAAAGCCATTACAGTTTTGAGGTGGAGGTGCTGGTCCGCGCCGCCTGGGCCGGGTTTACCGTGGCGGATGTGCCGGTGCGGGTCTATTACCCCCCGTCCCATGAGCGCGTTTCCCATTTCCGGCCTTTCATGGACAACCTCCGCCTGACCCTCCTGAACACCCGCCTGACGGTCCGGGCCATCGTGCCCGTGCCGCAGAAGCAGTTCGCAAAGGACAAGGAAGGGAAGATCACGGCGTTGCACCCCTTGCGCTCCATCCGGCTGCTGCTCTGCCGGAGCGAGACGCCGAAAAATCTGGCCCTGTCCGGCGCGTTGGGCGTGTTTATCGGAACGCTGCCGATTTTCGGGCTGCACAGCATCACCATTCTGCTGGTCCTGGGAAGCCTGAAGCGTAATAAAATCATGGGGCTCGCCGCGAGCCAGCTTTGCATGCCGCCTCTTGTCCCGGCGCTCTGCATCGAGGCGGGGCATTACCTGCGGCACGGGCGGTTTTTAACGGAAATTTCCTGGCAGACGCTTGGCCGTGAAGGGTTTCAGCGGATCTGGGAGTGGATTCTGGGCTCGCTCCTCATGGCGCCGCTTCTGGCTGTTCTGTGCGGGGGCGTGATTTTCGCTCTGGCGCTGTGCATCCGGCGCGGCCTTCTCACGGGGGAGGCCGCATGA
- a CDS encoding hypothetical protein (Evidence 5 : No homology to any previously reported sequences), with the protein MSSLYHAVKGSMQGVPREVSQDVWEASFFFDADFAGFDGHFPGNPMVPGVAQIMAAVLTAAKGRDARVRELGRSKFLGMVRPGDTMRVRVTAGPAGDGLRVTAECATQNGPCAQLKLVLEP; encoded by the coding sequence ATGAGCTCATTGTACCATGCCGTCAAAGGCAGTATGCAGGGTGTTCCACGGGAAGTCTCTCAGGATGTCTGGGAGGCATCCTTCTTTTTTGACGCCGATTTTGCCGGATTTGACGGGCATTTTCCCGGCAACCCCATGGTGCCGGGCGTGGCCCAGATCATGGCCGCCGTTTTGACGGCGGCGAAGGGGCGGGATGCGCGGGTGCGGGAGCTCGGCCGCAGCAAATTCCTGGGGATGGTCCGGCCCGGAGACACCATGCGGGTGCGGGTAACAGCCGGCCCTGCCGGAGACGGCCTGCGCGTCACGGCTGAGTGCGCCACCCAAAACGGACCCTGCGCCCAGTTGAAGCTTGTGCTGGAACCGTGA
- a CDS encoding Transcriptional regulator, LysR family, translating into MPRRKALPDKLDLSLLHMFRVIVEEKSISRAAIRLNLTQSAVSHGLKRLEEQMGVLLIERGNRPFNLTEQGVLLQETANRVYGEVLRLDNALSRNEQSLAGTLYLLVVSRIVSETFDEFLAAFRQRYPRIKITVEMLPSSEILKRINQNVGALGLCLCRHEMKNIRRVLLIPERYSLYCGKHHRLFKQKNIKMQDLLSQDFVAFFSEQWGDALSPLAVFRDEKQFTGEVVAFTNNLDEMKRLLYAGYGIGCLADNAVAEDVRAGRLRQLPSGAGIADIPIYLAWNTLRKLKPVEEVFIEGLYEAFAVDAAPHHAPDGQD; encoded by the coding sequence ATGCCGCGACGCAAAGCGCTGCCTGACAAACTGGATTTGTCGCTGCTGCACATGTTCCGGGTTATCGTTGAGGAAAAGAGCATCAGCCGCGCCGCCATCCGCCTGAACCTGACCCAGTCCGCCGTCAGCCACGGCCTGAAACGCCTTGAGGAACAAATGGGCGTTCTGCTCATAGAACGGGGGAACCGCCCCTTCAACCTGACCGAACAAGGCGTATTACTGCAGGAAACCGCGAACCGCGTCTACGGCGAAGTGCTCCGGCTGGACAACGCCTTGAGCCGCAACGAGCAATCCCTGGCCGGGACGCTGTACCTCCTGGTCGTCAGCCGCATCGTTTCCGAAACGTTTGACGAATTTTTGGCCGCGTTCCGCCAGCGCTACCCCCGCATCAAAATCACCGTGGAAATGTTGCCCAGCTCGGAAATCCTCAAAAGGATCAACCAGAACGTCGGCGCGCTCGGGCTGTGCCTCTGCCGGCATGAGATGAAGAACATCCGGCGGGTCCTCCTCATACCGGAACGCTATTCGCTCTATTGCGGCAAACATCACCGGCTGTTCAAACAGAAGAATATCAAAATGCAGGACCTGCTCAGCCAGGACTTCGTGGCCTTTTTCAGCGAGCAGTGGGGGGACGCGCTCTCCCCACTCGCCGTGTTCCGCGACGAGAAACAGTTCACCGGCGAGGTGGTGGCCTTCACGAACAACCTTGATGAAATGAAACGCTTACTGTACGCGGGCTACGGCATCGGCTGCCTCGCGGACAACGCGGTGGCGGAGGACGTGCGCGCGGGCCGCCTGCGCCAGCTGCCTTCCGGCGCGGGCATCGCGGATATCCCCATTTACCTGGCCTGGAACACCCTGCGCAAGTTGAAGCCGGTGGAAGAAGTTTTTATTGAAGGGCTGTACGAGGCGTTTGCCGTGGACGCGGCCCCGCACCACGCCCCCGACGGGCAGGACTAG
- a CDS encoding putative Beta-ketoacyl synthase (Evidence 3 : Function proposed based on presence of conserved amino acid motif, structural feature or limited homology), with translation MSMVIEGLSCFGAFGSGPKALNDALDAAMKAALSGQSPVFSPEVDTAPLTRFIPARALRQCDRFSRLALLGAYTALEDAGIDPASLADATRYGIILAGGYGTASPTLEFIDSLVDFGEAMASPLAFSHSVHNIPAAIIAKNLGMTGPCSTVCQLEVSVAAGLLLAQTWLGEGRVDRVLFGAVEEVTPALAAITAKLVAEKGGGASISKDDTLPTRKDRPVTDGAVFFCLSRGGGKSLGRIESVVMGNDLDMDAACAVPSGPAACFLSGHVSPAARRACGGLDGSAAYGNIPVAQAFDCVAALSLLGREANAGKRIVCVERGLDMHSAVTLAGGGT, from the coding sequence ATGTCCATGGTGATCGAAGGCCTTTCCTGTTTCGGCGCGTTCGGTTCCGGCCCCAAAGCCCTGAATGACGCCCTGGATGCGGCCATGAAAGCCGCTTTGTCCGGGCAATCTCCGGTGTTTTCCCCGGAAGTGGATACCGCCCCGCTGACGCGGTTCATCCCGGCGAGGGCGTTACGCCAGTGCGACCGGTTCAGCCGTCTGGCCCTGCTCGGCGCGTACACGGCCCTGGAAGACGCGGGAATCGACCCGGCGTCCTTGGCGGACGCCACGCGGTACGGCATCATCCTGGCGGGCGGGTACGGCACGGCTTCGCCGACCCTTGAATTCATCGACTCCCTGGTGGATTTCGGCGAGGCCATGGCCTCGCCCCTGGCGTTTTCCCATTCCGTGCACAATATCCCGGCCGCCATCATCGCCAAAAATCTGGGCATGACCGGGCCGTGCTCCACGGTCTGCCAGCTGGAAGTGTCCGTTGCCGCCGGTCTTTTGCTGGCGCAAACCTGGCTTGGCGAGGGCCGGGTGGACCGGGTCCTGTTCGGCGCGGTGGAAGAGGTTACCCCCGCCCTTGCGGCAATTACGGCAAAGCTGGTCGCGGAAAAGGGGGGAGGCGCCTCAATTTCAAAGGATGATACCCTGCCCACCAGAAAGGACCGGCCCGTCACGGACGGGGCCGTCTTTTTCTGCCTGTCCCGTGGCGGCGGGAAAAGCCTTGGCCGCATCGAATCCGTCGTCATGGGCAATGACCTGGACATGGACGCGGCCTGCGCCGTGCCTTCCGGTCCGGCGGCCTGTTTCCTGTCCGGCCATGTCTCGCCCGCCGCGCGCCGGGCCTGCGGCGGCCTGGACGGCAGCGCGGCCTACGGGAATATTCCGGTGGCCCAGGCTTTTGACTGCGTGGCGGCCCTGTCTCTGCTGGGCCGCGAGGCAAACGCGGGAAAACGGATTGTCTGCGTGGAGCGCGGCCTGGATATGCACAGCGCCGTAACCCTTGCCGGGGGCGGCACGTGA
- a CDS encoding Lipid A biosynthesis acyltransferase, whose product MTRWTGRSMGKRWQHAFFYRLIALGGRRAAYAFLVFVVLAYMFKPSAAMRSEPYLARRFPEARGLARWLHRWRLQWALGKVLVDRAAAGITGAFDIRMAEEGTAFIRSLHAEGRGLILLASHVGCWHISMSALPDLLSVPASVVVFRNSGDYDRHYFEHQGEKPPFELIDIAGGPKTAIAMIQRLQGGGLLCLMGDRPFGDSRVCRVPFLGGEIEVPYTAYHLASVSGAPIVVFFAYRTGPGKGCHTLGGVIRVPEGLGKKPEAYAPYAGMYAAMLERSVAEEPYQFFNFYNMWDTDGHQNQTETRAD is encoded by the coding sequence ATGACGCGATGGACCGGGCGCAGCATGGGCAAGCGGTGGCAGCACGCTTTTTTTTACCGCCTGATCGCGCTCGGCGGGCGGAGGGCGGCCTACGCGTTTTTGGTGTTCGTCGTGCTGGCCTATATGTTCAAGCCTTCCGCCGCAATGCGGAGCGAGCCGTACCTTGCGCGCCGTTTTCCGGAGGCGCGGGGTCTTGCCCGCTGGCTGCACCGCTGGCGCTTGCAGTGGGCGCTGGGCAAGGTGCTCGTGGACAGGGCCGCCGCCGGGATCACCGGGGCCTTTGATATCCGCATGGCCGAGGAGGGCACGGCATTCATCCGCTCTCTGCACGCCGAGGGCAGGGGGCTTATCCTGCTTGCCTCGCACGTCGGCTGCTGGCATATTTCCATGTCCGCGCTGCCCGATCTGTTATCCGTCCCGGCCAGCGTGGTCGTTTTTCGGAACAGCGGGGATTATGACCGCCACTATTTTGAGCATCAGGGGGAAAAACCGCCCTTTGAGCTCATCGATATCGCCGGCGGGCCGAAAACGGCCATCGCCATGATCCAGCGCCTCCAGGGCGGCGGGCTGCTCTGCCTTATGGGAGACAGGCCGTTTGGCGATTCGCGCGTGTGCCGGGTGCCGTTTCTCGGCGGGGAGATAGAGGTGCCGTACACCGCGTACCATCTCGCCTCGGTCAGCGGCGCGCCCATTGTGGTCTTTTTCGCGTACCGCACGGGGCCGGGAAAAGGCTGCCACACTCTCGGCGGGGTCATCCGGGTGCCGGAAGGGCTCGGCAAAAAGCCGGAAGCCTACGCGCCTTATGCCGGAATGTATGCGGCAATGCTGGAGCGAAGCGTCGCGGAAGAGCCGTACCAGTTTTTTAACTTCTACAATATGTGGGATACCGATGGACACCAAAACCAAACTGAAACACGCGCTGATTGA